The Streptomyces sp. cg36 genomic interval CGCGGCGAACTGGAGCTGTGGCGTCAGCTGACTCAGCTGACGAGCGTGCTGTCCAGCTCGCTCGACAAGAGGCTCGCGCGCCAGCACGGCGTCTCCGTCTCGGAGTTCACCGCGCTGTCCACGCTCGCCGAGGGCGGCGCCGAGGGCGTCCAGATGCAGGACCTCGCCGACTCCATCGGCCTCAACCAGTCCACGGTCAGCCGGCTCGTGGCCCGCCTGGAGAACAGCGGCCTGGCCACCCGCGCGGTCAGCGAACGCGACCGGCGATGTACGTACGCGACCATCACCGAGCGCGGCCGGGCCATCGTCGACGAGGCCACCGGCACCTTCCAGAAGGAGTTCTCCACCGCGCTGGACATCGCCGCCTTCGACGAGCGGACCGCCCCGCTGGTCGCCCGGCTGCGCCACGACCCCGCGGGCACCGAGCACACCGGGAAGTAGCCGGCGCCGCACCACCGCACACGGACAGGGCCCCGGG includes:
- a CDS encoding MarR family winged helix-turn-helix transcriptional regulator; this encodes MVASGRRQRGELELWRQLTQLTSVLSSSLDKRLARQHGVSVSEFTALSTLAEGGAEGVQMQDLADSIGLNQSTVSRLVARLENSGLATRAVSERDRRCTYATITERGRAIVDEATGTFQKEFSTALDIAAFDERTAPLVARLRHDPAGTEHTGK